A single Calidifontibacter indicus DNA region contains:
- a CDS encoding cobalamin biosynthesis protein CobG — MTVPTDRSGADRCPGLLRPHLADDGALVRLRLPGGRLSTATLHRLGDISSQHGAPFVQLTSRGNLQLRSLPNPLTPQLISQIEATGLLPSASHERVRNIIADPFDETLPPLVAALDAALIADPLLAGLSGRWLFAVAGREGQVLGEPYDVAFQRLSETSGRLLVGGMGVDCAPEDAVAAMLDRARCFLLGRDDESHWNVRDLPPESPAFAALAPMDIDAAPPPTPGRHMPDGARHGAFVLGVPLGMLTIEQIDLLGRVADEVVVTPWRSIVLRTGDTGLDVFEAGGFAVAAHSPWATLSACVGAPWCRRTDTPTVELTTAAAVSLPIDSPRTHVVGCERACGRPAGEHRLVIAPRTVQEILP; from the coding sequence GTGACCGTGCCCACCGATCGCTCCGGCGCCGACCGCTGCCCCGGCCTGCTGCGTCCGCACCTCGCCGACGACGGCGCTCTGGTGCGTCTCCGCCTGCCCGGTGGACGGCTGTCGACCGCCACGCTGCACCGGCTCGGCGACATCAGCAGTCAGCACGGCGCGCCCTTCGTGCAGCTCACCTCACGAGGCAACCTGCAGTTGCGTTCGTTGCCGAATCCGCTGACACCACAGCTCATTTCGCAGATCGAAGCGACCGGCTTGCTGCCGTCGGCGAGTCACGAGCGGGTGCGCAACATCATCGCCGACCCGTTCGACGAGACGCTGCCGCCACTGGTCGCCGCACTCGATGCGGCGCTGATCGCCGACCCGCTGCTCGCCGGGCTTTCCGGGCGCTGGCTGTTCGCCGTGGCTGGTCGCGAGGGGCAGGTGCTCGGCGAGCCCTACGACGTCGCGTTCCAGCGGCTGTCGGAGACCAGCGGCCGGCTGCTCGTCGGAGGCATGGGCGTCGACTGCGCACCCGAGGACGCCGTCGCAGCCATGCTCGACCGCGCTCGGTGCTTCCTGCTGGGCCGCGACGACGAGTCGCACTGGAACGTGCGCGACCTGCCGCCCGAGTCGCCGGCGTTCGCCGCCCTTGCCCCCATGGACATCGACGCCGCGCCGCCACCGACCCCCGGTCGCCACATGCCGGACGGCGCACGTCACGGTGCCTTCGTGCTCGGAGTTCCCCTGGGAATGCTCACGATCGAGCAGATTGATCTGCTGGGGCGGGTCGCCGACGAAGTCGTCGTAACGCCGTGGCGATCGATCGTCCTGCGCACCGGCGACACCGGTCTCGACGTATTCGAGGCCGGTGGTTTCGCGGTCGCGGCGCACTCGCCGTGGGCCACCCTGTCCGCGTGCGTCGGCGCGCCGTGGTGCCGACGCACCGACACCCCCACCGTTGAGCTCACCACCGCCGCGGCGGTCTCACTGCCGATCGACAGTCCCCGCACCCACGTGGTCGGGTGCGAGCGCGCGTGTGGCCGACCCGCCGGTGAGCACCGCCTCGTGATCGCGCCCCGAACCGTCCAGGAGATCCTGCCGTGA